The region GCTGAATCCATATGTATGCAAGATATTTTGATAATGTTTGTTTGTGCACAGCGGAGGAGTCGCGCGAGTTGGATAACGGGCTAGTGTGCGTGCATGAGCTGCTGCTGGTGGCGCTGGCGCTGGCCTGGCTCGCAGTGCAGGTGTTGCTGCTGCTGGGATGCTGCGTCCTCGTCAAGAGGTATGTTGGGTGCCTTCACTTTGGATGTACGTGTAATGCTATGTGCATTAAAAGGTGTGATAACTCTCTTTAAAGTGTTTTCTAATATCCAAAAATATAATCAATGGAAGTAACACGTTTATGAATTCACTTGGCAAGATCACGTTTTCTGAATAGCTTTAACATCTGCTATTATATAAGAttgattattttattgattaattgtttgtttgtatCAGGTACCGCAAGTTGGCCGAGATGAACATGCAGAAGGACTACCAGGCCTTCGACAACGTTGGCTTCGATTCCATGTCGACACACCGGCGGGTACATTGGCCCGACCAGAACATTGACGTGCTGCAATAATGGCGACCAAATCTGTACTTATCTAGGTCTTATAGGGCTAGACTTATAGCATGCTTTTTCTCAAATGACTTTTATTACGCCTAAGAACCTAAGCTTTTAAAAGCTATTGTTTCTTTTATGCGAGCGGTTTAGCTCCCGTATTAGCCAAGTGCCAAAGCAACAATGTCCATTAAAAAGCAACTGTATcatgatagtattaaggttcaaatctatgtatAAATATGAGGGCTCGCCTACATTGAGGTGGTCGATCGTCCTACATTATCAAAACATGTTAACTCGTGTGAGCTGTTAcataaatttgaaccttaatgcTATCACGAtacagttgctttttaaacgacattgtTGCTTTGCCAACGGgaactataaaaatgtatacttagtcatgttttaaaaaaaacacatgtgTTTTACTTttctcgtattcgaaatgataAGTAGaatgtttaactcgggtgaaaggcatcatttcagcctcggactattggcgcacTCActactgcgttcgagcgccaaactacctcggcagaaatgagtgcctttcatcccttggttaacaatctactattgtttaaaaattattaggGTCTTTAGGCGTAAAAATCATTTGAAAAAATTCATACTATACAAAATGACAATTAAATGCTTAGGTCGTCCTTGTTGGTTACATAATTCAAAATCTGAATGTAGGttacttatttatttcatatGGGCAGATTTTTACAGATGTTGGTTTTGTCAGGTCttgcttatttatttaaacctttGACGCGAAGAGCACCAAGTGAGCTATGAAATGTTTTAGCAATGGAAAGTTCCAGAATTCAGCAAGAAAAATACGCAGACATTCAGTAGATTCAAACAGAACTCAAGCTCAGGATTTCATACTGTTGACCGATGCAGTCATTGAATTAGTGGGTACAATCATTTTGCAAGCTTTATTATAAGATTGTGAAAAGAACTCGGTGCGATTGTATTGTATACATACTTTTTTccttattaaaatacaaaagcTACTAATAAGATTTATGTAGGTAATTGTGTTAGTCgactaaggggctgtccataaattacgtcatcgatttttgacgatttttgacccccccccccccccaataatcatccaaaaatcatgcttcaaatgaccccatttcctcctacttcatgctaccgtcatccgatgtccagaccccccccccccaatttgaaatgacgtaatttatgaatagcccctaagctAAAATGATGCGTTCCAGAAAGTAAAATGAGATTCCAAAACGCCTTGTTTCAGCTAAGACGACTGCTCATTAACATTAGGTAAATAGTTTAAAAAGTAGTAGTTataccatttttaatttattatttacctaGAAGTATTTTAGTAAACTCTTGCAATAATGCAAAGTAAGTAGTTGAATTTCCTTATTATGTGTTCATTTGTTAGTGAGTGCTTTATTGAAGATATTTACCTAAATTAATACATAAGTAAATAAAGTGTTGTGAATTGTTGGaggttatgtttttaataaataaaataacgtgtttttatattctttttatTCTTTGAAAATTCCtcctattttttacatttttccttgcataataaaataaatagcttTACACATTCAGTAAAATCAACAACATTTAAAAACCGACATCAGTATTATCACATCACGGATATATCCAGTCAGTTGGAACATCGCTTCGAAAATTTTGACCGGTATTCGATAATCACTCATCTCCTTTACTAAGGAGCAATGAGGTTGACACTGCACTATAATTTACTAAACAAAATACGCATCATACTTACGTCTAACACTTATTGTAATTGTACGCCGAGCAACAAAAGTGCATGACCACTTTATGCTTGAATTCCATTCATAAACTGGTCATGtacttttgcagctcgctgtacaaaAGTGTAAACGTATACAGTAAatatggtccttcgaaccggatctgAACTAGGCGCAGCCCGGTCATTCATAGTTCAACTCGTGCATAATATGTTTAAGATAAAGAACCTTTGCGTTGAAGCTTTCCACACGCTAGGCGATTACAGAGATCAATATTTCGCGTAACATTAGGTACCTTTTTTGCAGCGGATagattttatatagcaacaaaATAGTAAACGATTTACGTTGAATAGGTATCTTTTTGCCCTGCACTAACATTTTTAAATACACTTCGTTTTACCCAATTTTCTCACTGGCCGATATTTGTAAGTAAGGCTATTTTTTCGGGGTGGAAACCACATAAAGTGTTTTTTGATTAGGTACATGTTTCGGGGTTGTGTTATCGTAGCTGATGTTGCGCAAATAAAGATCATCTGAGATATAGAGTCCAGTTAAGAGGGGATTTTAGTCTATTGCGGGCGTTAGCAGGCGGCTCGAGGCCCACTGGCTAGATTATACGGAATTTGGCTGTTTTTATGGACCGAACAGATTAGATTCGGTCGTGAGTCATAGTTTGGAGATCCATAATCTATTTCGTGGCGTTAGCAGGCGCCACtacaggcacagaataaataatagtactaggtacagaagactcactctctaacaaaacgcgtctgttacgatcaggacagatacggccgctaggtggcgacagcgccacgcgcggcttatggctagccaccaaaattggtgtggaacggatgtacttttagctacctgtagcaaagcgacgaaatcgcagagtgagccacgcctgctacagGTGCTGGCGAGATAGGCGTGGGCGGCGCCGCACTGACTGAATTGTATGATATAGGGGCTGTTTTAGTGGGCCGGACAGACTTGATTCATCCCGTGGGCTATAGTTTGCAGATCCAAGGTCTATTGCGTGGCGTTAGCGGGGGCGGCTATAGGAGCGGGGGATGCGGGTGGAGGCGGCGCGGTGCGAGCGGCCTGGCGCGGCGCGGCCTGCCGCACGCTCTGGCGGTTGGACGCCGCGTTGTAGTGGTAGCCGTCGAACTTGTCCGCCGCCGGCGCGGGATACGTTGCTGTGCCCATGTACATCACCTGGTTGTAGAAAATATGTCTATAAATGGAGCGATGTCAATGCTACGGTACCACGAGAAAATCAGTTATCGTTACCTATTTGTAGCTTGTAAATGTATGTATGCTGGCTGTAGACGAAGAATCAGCAGATGTAGATGTAAGAAATAGTCTTAGGTACATCATGACTCACCAGTGGTTTGTGGTACATCTGATGGGACTCTTTCTATCACTATTGTGGCGACAATCATGGGTTGTAGACGGCATCATATCGCAAATGAAAAAACTCAAAACTTACTTGTACCTAATTTGTATCCGTGGGCGTGATATAGACCAAATGCAATTATCCGTCGGAAGAAACACATGGTAGGATAGGACAGGTGGAGTAATCCGTAATATTTCTTGTGCCTAGAATCCAAGTCCTCGTTGAGGGTACTAACCTGTGGCTTATATCCATCAGGTCCAGCTTCGTACTCCACCAACTGCATACGCCCATCTGGCAGTAGGACGTGGTACGAGCCGGTCGCACGATCGTCCTTTCGCTTCTCGTTGTGACCGAAGTCGAGGCTCACGCCGCTGTCTTCCACGTTGTATGAGAAATCGTAGTTCGCTGGTAACTGGAAGAACGGTGGAGTACATATAGGTATATTCTTATGCATACCATGGTTTAATTGTTTTGTTGTAACGGGGTGAATTTGGCGGGTGATTTAGAAGAAAAAGTCAGTGCAACCGTCATAAGATGAACCAAAAGCCACATAGAATCTGACACTGTTACTGTATCCGACCTGATATAATACAACTGTGTAAGGAAGGATTCGAGTTACGGCTgaatctctttatttatttttcaggcTTACAGTAGGTTCAGTCACAGGTTTAGTTTACAGTCTTACAGTAGGTTCAGTCACAGGTTTAGTTTACAGTCTTACAGTAGGTTCAGTCACAGGTTTAGTTTACAGCCTTACAGTAGGTTCAGTTACAGGTTTAGTTTACAGTCTTACAGCAGGTTCAGTCACAGGTTTAGTTTACAGTCTTACAGTAGGTTCAGTCACAGGTTTAGTTTACAGCCTTACAGTAGGTTCAGTTACAGGTTTAGTTTACAGTCTTACAGCAGGTTCAGTCACAGGTTTAGTTTACAGCCTTACAGTAGGTTCAGTTACAGGTTTAGTTTAGGACAGTCTTACAGTAGGTTCCGGAGCAGGCTTCTTGCCGCCGCCGGGCTTGGGCGGGAGGTACTCCTGGCTCGCCACATCCGTTACCAGAAGAAACCAAGCTAACAACGATACCTGAAACAATGCAATCGGTACGGTATAAATAACGGTACGGTAGGTAGATATACCTACTACGTAGGGTACCTGCGCCAAAGAAGGCCCGGTTCTCAAGCGTGCCTAGTTTCTAAATTTCATGCTTTTGTAGGGACATGGCGGTGACGCGGATTAGTGTCAGCATTTTCACCCATACCTAAACTTTTATAAGTGTGAATGGGTTCAAATGTTCGCAAGTACCATAGACAAAACTGCAAGCTCATATTAAgcataagaaaaataaaaataaggattGGCCTTCTTTGGCGCAGGTAGAGCATTATTAACTACTTATACTTTCAGTTTGAGCTCCAGTCAGTTCCGTTTTAAAAACTCCTGACTAATAATGTAAGCATTACTCCTTTCAAAGTCACTTGTTTTCGAGTTCCTCTAGTATTAAGATTACAGACGAACAACTTACAGACGTTTCACAGTAGATTACTTCGATTAGACAGCCAATTTGAAAAGTAACTGAATGTATATGTCTACAAAAACTAAAAGAACTTAAGTCACTCAATAACgacaccatggtctaataaaacatggtcttctattcccagagtgacacgggcctacgtcacaataacattgccactttatttcaacataacatgttacatgggtacattatacctatggttaataagttaaaatatttctttataattttataattttcatttatatgtattttagcttaaattttacaataacacgtcatttttattaattattcgttagcaatatcttccgattcacgaaagaaatttcagacgttcgggtaattctgtttacattactggcaacacagtatagcgctgtcacatttgacaattcggatctagataacttcatgccctgaccgtcatccttgtcgaacgcgtgttaattgttatttccttctcgctcagtgtcagcagtcgcagtgttttccaaacttttcacgtcgtaagcttggtaattaacgtgtaactgtgaattagtttttcaaacgtttgtcttgtttagataaataaagtttaatttaatacattagatttgttttattttactatgtttctacatgaataacttaaaattaatgccgttaaaataattttcaccgttggttaaaattctcccacattttaaagtttgagaacctgtaaacagcatgatgacgtaggcccgtgtcagttaggtcatacgcgaatctcggaatagagtaccaggcggagtatattattataccatgaacgACACTAGTAAAAGTGTGGTCACGATGAACGGGCCTCTACTAACACTTTAATTCGTCTTTGTATATaagcatatatgtatataagcatGGTACATTTGCCCTGACTGATAATAATTACTTCAAAATTAACTTACGCAAATAATTCTCCACATTTTAACTGAGATGAATGATCTGTCCGACAATGCCGGCAGGATGTAGGCCTCCGTCTATATAAAGCCGCGGGGTTGCGGTTGCGCGCTCCGCCCCTCGCATTTTTCATTACCGACGAGCACGACCTACGAAAATTTCGACAGAAAAGCAACCGATAATTGCTATTAATTAtagtaataatactaataatgtaCAAGTGTTAAATAGTTTCATTTCTCAAGCCTTGCAAATCTGCGTACTTACCGCAAATTAGGTGACACGGTGGTTGATTAAACTGTTTGTGCTCACTGATGTTTAGACTGCAGTGTACCATAGAAACAGACAGACATAGTCACTAATAATATTACCCTCCTTTGTCTATAGGCGGTGCGGATATCTATTAAAAATACCGCCAAAAACCATTTAATAGAACAATAATGTGATTTAAGTGTGATTTAAGGTAGGTATGTATGGAGGTCCCTACCTCTTCACTTCACATCTTACTCTAACtaacctttttaaatattaaaatattattctctttatttatttttcgtcttaagttaggtttgttataatatgaatataaaagtaaaatataaaaacacttataaaacaataaaaaatacatataaacacattataaaaaacctaacctagggtgccgccggcagcggggcttggcccaagctgccggtggtcagggccgcagagtgaggaaccgacgtactatacgcgccgtgtccaatattaccgccttctgcatctgacccttgatccaaccacccagcgagagtctctctaggtgttggtcgagactcttcgctatgagaccgttcgctgacacaactatcggaacaatgatcgtcgagtcaacatcccacatggcggtaatctcgtgagctaagtctaggtacttgctggacttgtccttctcggccttcacgagattctcatcatgggggatggtgacgtcggcgagcacggcccggcgctgcgatcggtctatcagcacgatgtcaggcttattggcgacaatagttctgtcagtgatgatagatcgatcccaatagagcgtggcacgaccattctcgagaacaggcgcaggtaagtacttgtagtacggtacttcgcggtccacaaggccgtatagaagagcaagttgctggtgaataatcctggctacgagattatgtctgtgcaagtactcaccgttagcaagatgagaacaaccggaaatgatatgcctgagtgactctcggggacggcggcatgcccgacaaatgtcgaccgtaccgtccttcaggatatatttccgatagttgttcgtcatcatcacttcgtccgcaattgcacaggcaa is a window of Cydia splendana chromosome 1, ilCydSple1.2, whole genome shotgun sequence DNA encoding:
- the LOC134805987 gene encoding pro-resilin-like, whose translation is MWRIICVSLLAWFLLVTDVASQEYLPPKPGGGKKPAPEPTLPANYDFSYNVEDSGVSLDFGHNEKRKDDRATGSYHVLLPDGRMQLVEYEAGPDGYKPQVMYMGTATYPAPAADKFDGYHYNAASNRQSVRQAAPRQAARTAPPPPASPAPIAAPANATQ